CCGAAACTGGTAGTTCAAAAGCAGTATCAGACCTGGTAATAACTTCTATCTTAAGTTGTTCAACTTCAGAACCCGCAGCCTGAGACAACAATTTGCCAACGTAGAATTCTTCGTAAGAATAGCTTCCCTCGAAGGACCGATTGAGATACAATGTTGAAATCTTGATGCCATCATCCTGACGCAGATCCATCCATCTGTTAAGAAACAAGTAATGTTGGATTTGACGATCTGGATCAATCGGTCGGTGAGTCCTATTATCAAAAGTCAGGTGAGGGATAGTGAAACACAACCTTTTACATCTCTTAGAAACCAATCTGAATCGAGCAAGCTCTCCCATGGAAATAAAGAGAAGAATCTGATAAGCAATTTTGTGAGGAAGATTTCTGAATCTGTCTAGAGTCCCAGCAGTACCCATCGGAGCAATTTTGTCttctaacaaagaaaacaaaatttccaGATACCCCTGCAAGGTTGCAATCACAACTTAGTTATTTTAATGCTGCAACTAAACCATTTAATTCTGacaagaaattagatttttcataCAGAATCAAAGagctatttaataaaaaacatgagcCACAACATTTTAACCATTTACTAACGAAAAATGAATATCTTTTGTTTGAATTCAAGGGGTAGATTTTGCTAACATGATCTATCATGTTTTACAAGGAACCCAGAAGGATTTTAGAATTCCTAcagattttcaaaaat
This region of Populus trichocarpa isolate Nisqually-1 chromosome 9, P.trichocarpa_v4.1, whole genome shotgun sequence genomic DNA includes:
- the LOC7457528 gene encoding uncharacterized protein LOC7457528, which codes for MGTAGTLDRFRNLPHKIAYQILLFISMGELARFRLVSKRCKRWMDLRQDDGIKISTLYLNRSFEGSYSYEEFYVGKLLSQAAGSEVEQLKIEVITRSDTAFELPVSVLKCEPLTILMLILTNQGIVRFPSLSSSYFYNSQTIKVRKCTSRV